One region of Capsicum annuum cultivar UCD-10X-F1 unplaced genomic scaffold, UCD10Xv1.1 ctg60990, whole genome shotgun sequence genomic DNA includes:
- the LOC124893529 gene encoding SKP1-like protein 11, whose translation MVEDDFTFIPLSNIDIETLIKIIEYMKKHAEKTDSKEEDIKEFNKDFVKKTLNELFVLVLAANYLHINSLMKLLCQSIADRVNDKTPEAIRNIFNITYDFTPEKGKDY comes from the coding sequence ATGGTGGAGGACGATTTCACTTTCATCCCACTCTCAAACATTGATATAGAAACTCTAATTAAAATTATCGAGTACATGAAGAAGCATGCAGAGAAGACAGATTCAAAGGAAGAAGATATCAAAGAATTCAACAAGGATTTCGTGAAGAAGACACTGAATGAACTATTTGTTCTTGTATTGGCTGCAAATTACCTTCACATTAACAGTTTAATGAAGTTGTTATGTCAGTCTATTGCTGATAGAGTTAATGACAAAACTCCAGAGGCTATTcgaaatatatttaatataacatATGATTTCACACCAGAGAAAGGAAAAGATTATTGA